The Carassius carassius chromosome 9, fCarCar2.1, whole genome shotgun sequence genome includes a region encoding these proteins:
- the LOC132148668 gene encoding BTB/POZ domain-containing protein 17-like, which translates to MVNSGGSVPVWVFLASLCVALCVGAALKSDVVLENSATTLNHSMVLVQRMEALLTQGNGSDVILRVQTLNTDEVKLIHVHSLVLTLQSDVFDELLQTRNSTAMVLRESPDCAAVFDKFIRYLYCGDITVHQNQAIPLHKLASKYHVWDLQQGLTQYMTQHLSSDSLTGHVVSWYQYSMQIGDVTLQNSCLQYLSWNLSSVLHSTEWSSVSEELLLALLQRSDLVLQSELELYEALEAWINQNQPSVEMAKNALKAIRYAMISPQHLFHLQKKSSVMLKYYESVRDLLFLAFQFHAASPIQLAKYFDVNCSLFMPRNYLSQAWGSPWVINNPTRDDRSFSFQTQLGPSGHDASKRVTWNALFSPRWLSLSVRSAYPEQGSMQPSRTDGGRPRIIVTPATSSPDFAGVSFQKTVIVSARKHGKVVVRHVYNFHQSTEEAGDFLLEADLQRRASEYLIDSSLYLHIIVKPLYHSLIVGKK; encoded by the exons ATGGTGAACTCTGGAGGAAGCGTTCCTGTCTGGGTCTTTCTGGCCAGCCTTTGTGTGGCACTTTGTGTAGGAG CTGCATTAAAGTCGGATGTGGTGTTGGAGAACAGTGCTACCACACTGAACCATTCAATGGTGCTGGTGCAGCGCATGGAGGCCCTGCTGACCCAGGGAAACGGCAGCGACGTGATCCTGCGTGTTCAGACCTTAAACACAGACGAGGTGAAGCTCATCCATGTTCACTCGCTGGTGTTGACTCTACAGAGCGACGTGTTTGATGAGCTCCTACAGACTCGTAACTCCACTGCGATGGTCCTCAGAGAGTCACCGGACTGTGCAGCTGTCTTTGACAAGTTCATTAG GTACTTATATTGTGGTGACATCACAGTGCATCAGAACCAGGCCATTCCTCTACACAAGCTCGCCAGCAAGTACCACGTGTGGGACCTCCAGCAGGGCCTTACCCAATACATGACCCAGCACCTGTCCAGCGACTCGCTCACGGGTCATGTGGTGAGCTGGTACCAATACTCCATGCAGATTGGGGATGTTACCCTGCAGAACAGCTGCCTGCAGTACCTGTCCTGGAACCTGTCATCGGTTCTACACAGCACTGAATGGAGCTCAGTGAGTGAAGAACTGCTGCTTGCTTTGCTACAGCGTTCAGACCTGGTTCTGCAGAGTGAACTGGAGCTGTACGAAGCTCTGGAAGCCTGGATCAACCAGAACCAGCCCTCAGTTGAGATGGCCAAGAACGCACTTAAAGCAATACGTTACGCCATGATATCACCTCAACACTTGTTCCACCTACAGAAGAAGTCATCTGTGATGCTGAAATATTACGAATCGGTACGCGATCTGCTCTTCCTAGCCTTCCAGTTCCACGCAGCCTCACCCATCCAGCTCGCAAAGTACTTTGATGTAAACTGCAGCCTCTTTATGCCACGTAACTACCTGTCACAAGCATGGGGCTCCCCATGGGTGATCAACAACCCAACCCGGGACGACCGCAGCTTCAGTTTTCAGACTCAGCTTGGACCGAGTGGCCACGATGCCAGCAAACGTGTGACCTGGAATGCTCTTTTCTCACCCCGCTGGCTTTCTCTAAGTGTGCGATCTGCTTATCCAGAGCAGGGATCCATGCAGCCCTCTCGTACCGATGGAGGACGTCCGCGGATCATCGTCACACCGGCCACCTCAAGCCCAGACTTTGCTGGCGTCAGCTTTCAAAAGACTGTCATCGTTTCAGCCCGGAAGCATGGGAAGGTGGTGGTCCGTCATGTCTACAACTTTCACCAGAGTACAGAGGAGGCGGGAGACTTCCTGTTGGAAGCGGACCTGCAGCGTAGAGCATCCGAGTACCTCATTGACAGCTCGCTTTACCTGCACATTATTGTGAAGCCCCTATATCACAGCCTCATAGTAGGGAAAAAGTAA